The segment GTGCCGCACAAACGATTCTTCACGATGTCGAAATTGATTTGCAAAAAGGTGCGAACGTCCTGGTTTACCGGTGTGGTGAATCCGGCGGTTCCGCATATTTCAACCTGCACCTTGACGATGCAACGAACGCTGCCGTTACCGTCTACCCCAAAGATTCAACCGATCAGGCGAGTTTCTTCGCTGAAATCCAAGATATAGTTGTTTCTGTCGAACCCGTTGGGAAGTTGACAACAACGTGGGCGGATATCAAACGGCAATAAGATCTGTCGCTATTTTTGTAGGCGTGTTTATAGGCACGTCCTCGCTCATGGCGAATTGTAGGACTATCATGCCCTACAATTCGCCATATTTTTTGCCCCCTCTTTGCTGATGGCTGATGGCTGACTGCCGATGGCTATCCCACCACATTTGTTTGCAAACCACAAAACCATCTGATATAATAAAAATATGTTTAAGAAAATGCTCTGTTACGCATTGATAGCTGTCTTCGGTTTCGTTCTCATCGGATGGATAGGTGCTTGGACCCGCGCAATGAAAGCCGGGAACGAAGCTTATGTGCATGGAAACTACAACGAAGCACAAGCCGCTTTTCAACAGGCGACACTTGAAAAACCTGACAATCCCGTTGCACATTATAACTTGGGGACTGCCCTCTATAGACAGGGTAACTTTCGAGAGGCAGCACGGTCATTTCAGGCATCACTATCAAGGCATTCTGAACAAGCTGCCCAACACATTGAAAATACCCTCAATCGATCAAGTATCTTGTATAACTTAGGAAACACCCAATTTAAAGTCGGAGATCTCGCGAGTGCCA is part of the Candidatus Poribacteria bacterium genome and harbors:
- a CDS encoding tetratricopeptide repeat protein translates to MFKKMLCYALIAVFGFVLIGWIGAWTRAMKAGNEAYVHGNYNEAQAAFQQATLEKPDNPVAHYNLGTALYRQGNFREAARSFQASLSRHSEQAAQHIENTLNRSSILYNLGNTQFKVGDLASAIDAYEQTLRLDPQDTDAQHNLALARQLLRQQEDLAQQQANRNTAPKTEPDDVGRAEALRLLERFSENENRLRQKLLQQQRKSGYRREKDW